Proteins encoded in a region of the Isosphaeraceae bacterium EP7 genome:
- a CDS encoding PilT/PilU family type 4a pilus ATPase, which translates to MGTLLIDKLLQTVCTQKASDLHLTVGSQPMLRLHGHMRPLATKVLEAADTVALMKSITPERCQQELQEVGGTDFGFAFGEMARFRVAVYKQRGNIGLVLRRVPNEFLTFEQLGLPTVMEQLIQRPRGLILVTGPTGSGKTTSLASMINWINNNMDRHIITIEDPIEYFHKHNKSLVNQREIGIDVPDFPEAIRRALRMDPDIILVGEMRDLATIQAAITAAETGHIVFGTLHTNSAEGTVNRIIDVFPQEQQDQIRTQLSVAILGILAQALLPRKPKGLVAAYEMLVITPAISNLIRENKTYRIDSSIQTGKKHGMILLDDSLFNLWKQGLVEEEEVLYKSRKVNELRERIELAKKGIFEDEPDEDEEEAPQKKK; encoded by the coding sequence ATGGGTACGCTGCTCATCGACAAGCTGCTGCAGACCGTCTGCACCCAGAAGGCGAGTGACCTTCACCTGACCGTCGGCAGCCAACCTATGCTCAGGCTCCACGGCCACATGAGGCCGCTGGCGACGAAGGTGCTCGAGGCGGCCGATACCGTCGCCCTGATGAAGAGCATCACGCCCGAGCGGTGCCAGCAGGAATTGCAGGAAGTGGGGGGGACCGACTTCGGCTTCGCCTTCGGCGAGATGGCCAGGTTCCGCGTCGCCGTCTACAAGCAACGCGGCAACATCGGCCTGGTGTTGCGGCGGGTCCCGAACGAGTTCCTCACCTTCGAGCAGCTCGGCCTGCCGACGGTGATGGAGCAGCTGATCCAGCGTCCTCGCGGGCTCATCCTCGTCACCGGGCCGACCGGCTCGGGCAAGACGACGAGCCTGGCGAGCATGATCAACTGGATCAACAACAACATGGACCGCCACATCATCACGATCGAAGACCCGATCGAATACTTCCACAAGCACAACAAGTCGCTGGTCAATCAGCGCGAGATCGGCATCGACGTCCCCGACTTCCCCGAGGCCATCCGCCGGGCCCTGCGTATGGACCCCGACATCATCCTCGTCGGCGAAATGCGCGACCTGGCGACGATCCAGGCGGCCATCACCGCGGCCGAGACCGGCCACATCGTCTTCGGCACCCTGCACACCAACTCCGCCGAAGGCACCGTCAACCGGATCATCGACGTCTTCCCGCAGGAGCAGCAGGACCAGATCCGCACCCAGCTGTCGGTGGCCATCCTCGGCATCCTCGCCCAGGCCCTCCTGCCGCGCAAGCCCAAGGGCCTGGTCGCCGCCTACGAGATGCTCGTCATCACCCCGGCCATCTCGAACCTCATCCGCGAGAACAAGACCTACCGCATCGACAGCTCGATCCAGACCGGCAAGAAGCACGGGATGATCCTGCTGGACGACAGCCTCTTCAACCTCTGGAAGCAGGGGCTCGTCGAGGAGGAGGAAGTCCTCTACAAATCCCGCAAGGTCAACGAGCTCCGCGAGCGGATCGAGCTGGCCAAGAAGGGGATCTTCGAGGACGAGCCCGACGAGGACGAGGAAGAAGCCCCGCAGAAGAAGAAGTGA
- a CDS encoding ATPase, T2SS/T4P/T4SS family produces MARLGMILVDLGYLDEEAIFKVKDEQDKSPAQELFGKVAIRMGLVTEEQVLKALAEQFGMKIVRLADMTIPSDLVDVVNETMATSFKVVPISQNKKDKSITVATADPQNQAIDSMGPFLGVPVKGVLTTESEIAAATTRLYAGKQESIQDVVRQIEMDKGLSQFASRNENTIDLEAIEEMADAAPVRKLLNMVLLMAIRDKASDIHFEPFEDEYKMRYRVDGILYELVPPPRHLAPAISSRIKVMSNLDIAERRLPQDGRIELAIGGNSVDIRVSTLPTMFGESVVLRILDRTVVNLDLAKIGMADDLLARWREVIHKPNGIILVTGPTSSGKTTTLYATLNELNSVKEKIITTEEPVEYDIDGLVQVPINPEIGVTFGACLRAILRQDPDKILVGETRDLETAEISIQASLTGHIVFTTLHTNDAPSAITRLRDMGVATFLITATIEAVLAQRLVRKICSNCKTEFSPSQEVTMELGMDAEEAATKKFFYGRGCEKCNNTGYKGRMGLYELLVMNEELREMIVRETSLDEFRESCRKFGMRTLRESGLIAIHAGQTSIEEVIRETMLDDI; encoded by the coding sequence ATGGCACGTCTCGGCATGATCCTGGTCGACCTCGGCTACCTCGACGAGGAAGCCATCTTCAAGGTCAAGGATGAGCAGGATAAGAGCCCTGCGCAAGAGCTGTTCGGCAAGGTCGCCATCCGCATGGGCCTGGTCACCGAAGAGCAGGTCCTCAAGGCGCTGGCCGAGCAGTTCGGGATGAAGATCGTCCGGCTGGCCGACATGACCATCCCGAGCGACCTCGTCGACGTGGTCAACGAGACCATGGCGACCTCATTCAAGGTCGTGCCGATCTCGCAGAACAAGAAGGACAAGTCGATCACGGTGGCGACGGCCGACCCCCAGAATCAGGCCATCGACAGCATGGGCCCGTTCCTGGGCGTGCCCGTCAAGGGGGTCCTGACCACCGAGTCGGAGATCGCCGCGGCGACGACCAGGCTCTACGCCGGCAAGCAGGAGTCGATCCAGGACGTCGTCCGCCAGATCGAGATGGACAAGGGGCTCTCCCAGTTCGCATCTCGTAATGAGAATACGATCGACCTGGAGGCCATCGAGGAGATGGCCGACGCGGCACCGGTGCGCAAGCTGCTGAACATGGTCCTGCTGATGGCCATCCGCGACAAGGCGTCGGACATTCACTTCGAGCCATTCGAAGATGAATACAAGATGCGTTATCGCGTGGACGGCATCCTCTACGAGCTGGTGCCGCCGCCCCGCCACCTCGCGCCCGCCATCTCCAGCCGCATCAAGGTCATGTCGAACCTGGACATCGCCGAGCGTCGGCTCCCCCAGGACGGCCGGATCGAGCTGGCCATCGGCGGCAACTCGGTCGACATCCGCGTGAGCACGCTGCCGACGATGTTCGGCGAGAGCGTCGTGCTGCGGATCCTCGACCGGACCGTGGTCAACCTCGACCTGGCCAAGATCGGAATGGCCGATGACCTGCTCGCCAGGTGGCGTGAGGTGATCCACAAGCCCAACGGCATCATCCTCGTCACCGGCCCCACCTCCTCGGGCAAGACGACCACGCTGTACGCCACGCTCAATGAGCTGAACAGCGTCAAGGAGAAGATCATCACCACCGAGGAGCCCGTCGAATACGACATCGACGGCCTCGTCCAGGTGCCGATCAACCCCGAGATCGGCGTCACCTTCGGCGCCTGCCTGCGGGCCATCCTGCGGCAGGACCCCGACAAGATCCTCGTCGGCGAGACCCGCGACCTGGAGACCGCCGAGATCTCCATCCAGGCGTCGCTGACCGGCCACATCGTCTTCACCACCCTGCACACCAACGACGCCCCGTCGGCCATCACGCGGCTCCGCGACATGGGCGTGGCCACGTTCCTCATCACCGCCACCATCGAGGCCGTGCTCGCCCAGCGGCTCGTCCGCAAGATCTGCAGCAACTGCAAGACCGAGTTCAGCCCCAGCCAGGAGGTGACCATGGAGCTGGGGATGGACGCCGAGGAGGCCGCCACCAAGAAGTTCTTCTACGGCCGCGGCTGCGAGAAGTGCAACAACACCGGCTACAAGGGCCGCATGGGCCTGTATGAGCTGCTCGTCATGAACGAGGAGCTGCGGGAGATGATCGTCCGCGAGACCTCGCTCGACGAGTTCCGCGAGTCGTGCCGCAAGTTCGGCATGCGGACCCTCCGCGAGTCGGGCCTGATCGCCATCCACGCGGGCCAGACTTCCATCGAGGAAGTCATCCGCGAGACCATGCTCGACGACATCTGA
- a CDS encoding type II secretion system F family protein: MPTFQYEAMDRTGREVKDSIDASTQEEAQQLIRQKGFFVTKISERAKGAKAAKKPVKKGGRKKKRSFTIGRISTKQLCTFTRQLSTLQDAGLPILRSLKILEGQCKPGVLKNALGEVVEDIESGQTLSEAFAKHPKAFDKLYCNMIKAGEAGGALEAILQRLADFKEKSQTLKRRIKAAMVYPVVVITVACVIVGFILYFIIPKFESIFKDFGVSLPKMTIFLISASHIIIDKFYLVMLTPFFIVVVIKLIYRMQTGAYVLDWILLRIPVMGSIAEKATVARTMRTLGTLVQSGVPILESLNIVRDTAGNAVFERAFTRIYDSIREGETIAQPLRESRIVDDIVVNMIDVGEETGDLDSMLNKIADNYDEEVETAVESLVSLLEPIMIVVLGGIIGFIVIALFLPLISLIEKLSG, encoded by the coding sequence ATGCCGACATTCCAGTATGAAGCGATGGACCGGACGGGCCGCGAGGTCAAGGACTCGATCGACGCGTCGACGCAGGAAGAGGCCCAGCAGCTCATCCGCCAGAAGGGCTTCTTCGTCACCAAGATCAGCGAGCGGGCCAAGGGTGCCAAGGCCGCCAAGAAGCCGGTGAAGAAGGGGGGCCGCAAGAAGAAGCGGTCCTTCACCATCGGCCGGATCTCGACGAAGCAGCTCTGCACATTCACACGCCAGCTCTCCACCCTCCAAGACGCCGGCCTGCCGATCTTGCGCAGTCTGAAGATCCTCGAGGGGCAGTGCAAGCCGGGCGTGCTGAAGAACGCGCTGGGCGAGGTGGTCGAGGATATCGAGAGCGGCCAGACGCTGTCGGAAGCCTTCGCCAAGCACCCCAAGGCGTTCGACAAGCTCTACTGCAACATGATCAAGGCCGGCGAGGCGGGCGGTGCCCTGGAGGCGATCCTCCAACGCCTGGCCGACTTCAAGGAGAAGTCGCAGACGTTGAAGCGACGCATCAAGGCGGCGATGGTCTACCCCGTCGTCGTGATCACCGTCGCCTGCGTCATCGTCGGCTTCATCCTCTACTTCATCATCCCCAAGTTCGAGTCCATCTTCAAAGACTTCGGCGTGTCGCTGCCCAAGATGACCATCTTCCTCATCTCGGCCAGCCACATCATCATCGACAAATTCTACCTCGTGATGCTCACGCCGTTCTTCATCGTGGTGGTCATCAAGCTCATCTATCGAATGCAAACCGGGGCCTATGTGCTGGACTGGATCCTGCTGAGGATCCCCGTCATGGGCTCAATCGCCGAGAAGGCCACCGTCGCACGCACGATGCGCACCCTGGGGACCCTGGTCCAGTCGGGCGTGCCGATCCTCGAGTCGCTGAACATCGTCCGAGACACCGCCGGCAATGCGGTCTTCGAACGGGCGTTCACCCGGATCTACGACTCGATCCGCGAGGGCGAGACGATCGCCCAGCCGCTCCGCGAGTCACGGATCGTCGATGACATCGTCGTGAATATGATCGACGTCGGCGAGGAGACCGGTGACCTCGACTCGATGCTCAACAAGATCGCCGACAACTACGATGAAGAGGTCGAGACGGCCGTCGAGAGCCTCGTCAGCCTGCTCGAGCCGATCATGATCGTCGTCCTCGGCGGCATCATCGGCTTCATCGTCATCGCCCTCTTCCTCCCCTTGATCTCGCTCATCGAGAAGCTCTCCGGCTGA